CAACGATCCAGCCTTCCGAAAAGTATTTCGTCGGATCATGCAGAGGAAACACGACTAACGTTACAAGTGCGGTTAATATCCAAGGCCAGGTACGAATCATAAAATTGGCCACGTTGAACCAAAGAGATCCTTTTTCCGCTTCTTTTGGATTTTTTGCGGTATGAATTCTCTGAGCCAAATATCCGGAACCGTCAGAATAATACTGAGCCCACCACTGTACGCTTATAAATATTAGAAAAACGTTAATTGGTAACGAAGCTTCCTGAAAGTCCGGCCAAAAACTCAAAATCGATTTGTGTTTGTCGGGATATATTTCTTCCATTTTTGAAAGCAGTCCGGAAACTCCTCCCTGGCTCGAAACCGCATATACCGCGAACAAAATAGCCCCTCCCATTCCCAGAGCAAATTGAACAAGATCGGTCAGGATCACACCTTGGATCCCTCCCATACTGCTATATACAATCACCACCAAAAATAGAATCAAAACAGTAATCGTATTATTCAAAGAATCGAATATTAAAAAAGAAGGCCATACGTTTTGTATGATCGCAAATCGATCGGCGCCGAGTAAATCTTTCCAATCTAAAAAAGGTCCGGTAATTTTGGACATCGCTTTAAATACCCATCCGAGTACAATCGAATTTACTAATATACTTAAATAGAATGCCTTGACCATTCTAAGTATGATCGCCGGTTTACCTCCATAACGTAGTTCTACAAATTCTACGTCCGTGAGTACTTCCATCCTTCTCCATTTACCCGCAAAAAAAACGGTCATGGCCATATAACCGATCGCCCAACTCCACCAAAACCAATTAGCCGAAATTCCATCAGCCGCGACAAAACCGGTAATTACAAGTGGAGTATCCGCGACGAACGTGGTCGCAACCATGGAAGTTCCGAGCCACCACCAAGGTAGTTTACGATCGGCTACAAAGTAGGATACGAGACTTTTGCCCGCTTTTGGAGAAAGTAAGATCCCCGCCGCAAACGCAAAGGATAGATACATAAATATAAAAAACCAATCGATAACGCTGAACATATTTTTTTCTTAAAGGTAAAATCAAGACTCGTTTGAAGTTGATAAAACTTTCGTCAGTTTTAATACCTTTCCTGAAAACGAAACCTTCTTTCCAAAATATAATGAATCAAAATCGAATTCTCTTGATCCTCCGTCTGTTATGAAAATCATGACTGCCATAAGGTTATGGCAAATATAATCGTTCAAAAATACGGCGGAACTTCCGTGGGTACTCCGGAAAGGATCCAGAACGTCGCAAGAAGAATCAAATCCTATCATGATAAAGGTCAACAAGTGGCGGTTATAGTTTCCGCGATGGGGCATACCACGGATGAACTTGTAGACCTCGCGGCAAAAATTTCTTCCAATCCGCCTAAACGTGAAATGGACATGTTACTTTCTACGGGCGAACAAATTTCCACTGCACTTCTCGCTATGGCTCTTTGGGAAATCGGAGTTCCAGCCACTTCTTTTACAGGTTCTCAAATCAAACTTCTTACGGACGGAAATTTCTCAAATGCTAAGATCAAAATGATCGATCGATCCAGAATCGATTCTGCGTTGAACGAAGGTAAGGTGGTCATCATCGCGGGTTTTCAGGGAATAGACGCGGAAGAAAATATCACAACTTTAGGAAGAGGTGGTTCCGACACTTCTGCTGTCGCTGTCGCCGCCGTTTTAGGTGCAAAAGAATGTGAGATTTATACGGACGTGGATGGGGTTTACACCGCCGATCCAAGAGTTGTTCCCAGCGCCAAAAAACATAAACAAATTACTTACGAAGAAATGCTCGAGCTAGCGAGTTTAGGTGCGGGTGTTCTTCATTCCAGAAGTGTGGAACTTGGGATGAATTACGACGTGGTCATTCATGTTCGCTCTAGTTTCAACGATAATATAGGAACGCTCGTGGTGAGCGAGGATAAGATTATGGAAAAATTAAAAGTAAGTGGTGTTACCGCTAAAAACGATCAAGCAAGAATTACAATCGCAGGGGTTCCGGATAAACCAGGTTTAGCTGCAGGACTTTTTGGCGAGCTTAGTTCTAAACATATTCTTGTAGATATGATCGTTCAATCTTCTCCGCATAACGGTATGAATACGATTTCCTTTACTATTCCGAAAAAAGACGTCCAAGAAGCGAAACCCATTCTTCAAGGATTCTCGAAGTCGCATAACGCAAGTGAACCAGAAATCAACGAAAATATTGCGATCGTTTCCGCGGTCGGAGTCGGCATGAAATCACACGTAGGTGTCGCTGCAGGAATGTTCAAAGCACTTGCAGACAACGGAATCAACATAGAAATGATTTCTACTTCGGAGATCAAGATCTCCTGTGTAATTGCAGAAAGTCAGGCTAAAATCGCTGTCAATAAAATTCACGACGTATTTGGTCTTTCTTCTTAAAGTCCGTTCCAAAATCCACAAACGTCACTTTGAAAATTTACTGTACCACGACAGTTTCCAATCCTTTTTTGTTTAGGGATTTTTAAACCTTATTTTCCATTCGCCACTTTTATCAAAACCCAATTAGTCGATGATTTTTTGATAGTATTCATTTTATCTTTTTTAAACCGGTTTTATTTTTTTCAAAGTATATTCAAAAAAAATTATAAACGATTATGATTTTTTTGAAAGACCATTGGCACAGTCAAAATTTATTTTTAGATACTTCTACAAAACCGGTCCTGATTCTTATTTTTATGTAAAGCTTTAAAAAATTATATTTATTGAATATTATATAGTTTTAATTAAAAAACTGTTTCAACTGACCACTCCCATAAAACAGATTGAAAATTCATTTTTCAATAACTCTAGTTTTAAAAACGTTTATTTTAAACTAACGTGAGTTAACACAAAAAGGATCGATGCGATAGGAACTTTAGCAAAACACTCTTTCAAACTAAAACGTCTCACTGTTCGACAGGCTCATATACTACATTGGATTATACAGAACTCTCCTAACCGACGCTTTATAACAACATTTACCGAGGTTCAATTTTATGGGATGAGTAAAACATATATTCTAGCAACAAACATAATTCAAAATTAAAAATACGAAACACAGTAGTTTTCATAATTACGTCTCTTTAGATAGTTATAAATTTCTAATTCTATTCTTTCTTTAACTATATTATAGATTTTTAAAAGCCGATCATTTATAATGAAAACGCTTCTGCGAACCTGTTTCTCCCGATCAATCACGAACCTTTCGCACCCTTGTATTGATTCTCTGTTTGGCGATTGAACGGTTTCGCTTAGCATTTGTTCAGCATGGCAAAAGTAGGTTCGCAATTATTATGTCTATAAAAGCCAATAAAGCTTTTATAATATATAATTTTTCGACCTATCAAGCCGCTGTTCTTTCTCTTCTTTAAAAGGAGAGAAAGAACAAGCCAAAGCCAATCCAGATTGTATTCAATTCCGACAGAACCCAATTTATTTCAGTTTGAATTCTCTATGACAAAATAGCGCCCCTTCTGAACTTGAAAAGAATGAGTTCAGCCGAGAAAAAATTCTCTAAAAGTATGATATCAGAATTTGTTCGTAAAACCGCGATTCGTGGTAGTTCCCACATTTTAGGAATCGATCTGTAAAGTTCAGATTTCAACTTTTTTCAGAAAAATGAATCATGTTCAAACTCACGTTAGTATAAAATCAATTTTAAGGTAGATCCCCACTTTGTAACATGAACAAAAAAGTGACTACTCACACATGAAAATAATACGATTCTAATATTTCTTTCAAAACTTAAAATGTGGGAACTAACACAAAACAAGCATAAATTACGGAACAACACAAATTATAAGAGCTTTTACACTTTCGCAAATAATACACTGCTCATTTTTGATGCCATTTTCATAATAATTTAACATGGGTTTGGCGTAAAAGATTCACTTTATAAAAACCTAATCTTTCCATAAAAAATAAATATGGAACTTTTCGACGCGAATCACAAAAAATGAATGTTTAAAAATTCGTAATGCGACTTAATCCGTGGGAACTACTGCAAATCGGAATTTTACGGTAAAACTTAAAATGTGGGAACTCCACTATTTTTAGTCTTTAAAAAACTAGGATTCATCATACTATAAATGAATGTAGGAACTCTTCTTTAGAAAAATTTCTCTTATGCTCAAACCCACTCTAAAATATTTCCGAACGATAATTCCAAACTAAAACTTCAACGTGAGCAGAGCGTTTTGCTTTAGTTCATTCATCGATCCCTTTCGCGTTAACTCAAGATAATTTTAAAATAGAGTTATTGAAAAATTCCATGGTGGGATT
The nucleotide sequence above comes from Leptospira kirschneri serovar Cynopteri str. 3522 CT. Encoded proteins:
- a CDS encoding sodium:solute symporter family protein, giving the protein MFSVIDWFFIFMYLSFAFAAGILLSPKAGKSLVSYFVADRKLPWWWLGTSMVATTFVADTPLVITGFVAADGISANWFWWSWAIGYMAMTVFFAGKWRRMEVLTDVEFVELRYGGKPAIILRMVKAFYLSILVNSIVLGWVFKAMSKITGPFLDWKDLLGADRFAIIQNVWPSFLIFDSLNNTITVLILFLVVIVYSSMGGIQGVILTDLVQFALGMGGAILFAVYAVSSQGGVSGLLSKMEEIYPDKHKSILSFWPDFQEASLPINVFLIFISVQWWAQYYSDGSGYLAQRIHTAKNPKEAEKGSLWFNVANFMIRTWPWILTALVTLVVFPLHDPTKYFSEGWIVGGDREMGYPILMKLILPNGILGIVFASLMAAFMSTADTHINWGASYIVNDFYLRFVHPKADDKTLVKASRIAVVTMSIIAILVATQIQSIANAWKFLLAFASGMGLPQILRWIWWRTNAWTELSGMITALILSMILYPSFPNIRSEYLLFWVAIGSVVVSILVTFLTPPVPQNTLDDFIKRVDPIGFWKGEDDKKRLEDFYKKIFLWLLGTAALFFGMFSLGYFFLLRFWQGFLCLIGFVLLGILYWKKEFGRN
- a CDS encoding aspartate kinase codes for the protein MANIIVQKYGGTSVGTPERIQNVARRIKSYHDKGQQVAVIVSAMGHTTDELVDLAAKISSNPPKREMDMLLSTGEQISTALLAMALWEIGVPATSFTGSQIKLLTDGNFSNAKIKMIDRSRIDSALNEGKVVIIAGFQGIDAEENITTLGRGGSDTSAVAVAAVLGAKECEIYTDVDGVYTADPRVVPSAKKHKQITYEEMLELASLGAGVLHSRSVELGMNYDVVIHVRSSFNDNIGTLVVSEDKIMEKLKVSGVTAKNDQARITIAGVPDKPGLAAGLFGELSSKHILVDMIVQSSPHNGMNTISFTIPKKDVQEAKPILQGFSKSHNASEPEINENIAIVSAVGVGMKSHVGVAAGMFKALADNGINIEMISTSEIKISCVIAESQAKIAVNKIHDVFGLSS